A window of the Tenebrio molitor chromosome 1, icTenMoli1.1, whole genome shotgun sequence genome harbors these coding sequences:
- the l(2)05287 gene encoding WD repeat-containing protein 75: MEVKVGFKAGGSFVELPPQFSHSSENVYVAWRNKILGYNSKTGILFAEFKGVKNHIVGFGVHYYDSHECITACSYTGEVVTWKVVTYFKIFNKKIKKDKIVTFHIIPSEGDLKALISFKDTGAVCFCVYDLLEETNQQYNLKINSNQFHIDFCGSKYFAIVHGRVLNVVMYKNLLKTYNHCIEQSREFTRVACHPDEKIILTGDNTGRVVAWQKIFSNEPSQAVFHWHTLPVRCLGFSTIGSHFYSGGNESVLVRWQLHNPLEKKFLPRLPSTIAQISVSTNNKFIAVSTEDNAVRILDSKLDSVSLIQHLVIGDNFQTGIVYDPRTRALVMNGNVGQVQFYSTNDNSLLYNVDVVGQNKISSERNCNIENTQVSKIAVSKNGLWMVTVESRDDPEFSHELRMKFWKFDFRKQNFKLNTAVENPHENYINSIAFPPTDSKELKFVSVGGDKKFYVWFLTETENVGTKTEIWKGLRVGYYHDLPCRAVSFSTDGSLVAVSFDSIVTTWVPDSCQLKCSLGHPIFKKQITQVEFGTSNQCHLLVAASDERLSVWNLLTLTMMWTVPVHVSLLMADPVTANMAIITKENAIFVFAPNSPEPVFSSMTLLKHTHHRTICGAAFVPTKYSNDIRLRWFQRSPIYFIDDKKVLYCLGAEDESVVATPSKIDEVTGSLFSMTIPQAQSDKSKGKEPVQHLYEKDVGRKILKKYLEAPIQTMIPIRLMCGSLLRSMVLQRD; this comes from the exons ATGGAAGTTAAAGTGGGTTTTAAAGCCGGGGGCTCCTTTGTAGAGCTCCCACCGCAGTTTTCGCATAGTTCTGA GAACGTGTATGTCGCCTGGAGGAACAAAATTTTGGGGTACAACAGCAAAACGGGGATTTTGTTCGCCGAGTTTAAAGGAGTGAAAAATCACATTGTGGGTTTTGGGGTGCACTACTATGATTCGCACGAATGCATCACCGCCTGTTCCTACACTGGTGAGGTGGTCACGTGGAAGGTTGTTACctacttcaaaatttttaataag AAAATTAAGAAGGATAAAATAGTGACTTTCCATATTATACCGTCAGAGGGCGACCTCAAGGCGCTGATTTCTTTCAAGGACACAGGGGCAGTCTGCTTCTGTGTGTATGATTTACTCGAGGAAACAAATCAACAGTACAATCTAAAGATCAATTCAAATCAATTCCACATAGATTTTTGTGGCAGCAAATATTTTGCCATTGTACATGGGCGTGTTTTAAATGTTGTAATGTACAAGAACCTATTAAAAACTTACAATCATTGCATTGAACAAAGTAGAGAATTTACGCGTGTGGCTTGTCACCCAGACGAGAAAATAATCTTGACGGGTGACAACACTGGTAGGGTGGTGGCatggcaaaaaatattttctaatgaaCCATCACAAGCTGTGTTTCACTGGCATACTCTCCCAGTTAGGTGTTTGGGGTTTTCTACGATCGGTAGTCACTTTTACAGCGGCGGTAACGAATCGGTTTTAGTCAGGTGGCAACTTCACAACCcactagaaaaaaaattcttgccgAGATTGCCGTCAACTATAGCCCAGATTTCTGTGTCgacaaacaacaaattcatCGCCGTCTCTACAGAGGACAATGCTGTAAGAATCTTAGATTCTAAATTAGACAGCGTCAGCTTGATCCAGCATTTAGTCATCGGCGATAATTTTCAAACCGGGATAGTCTACGATCCCAGAACTAGGGCCCTCGTAATGAACGGGAACGTGGGCCAGGTCCAGTTTTACTCGACAAATGACAACAGCCTGTTGTACAAT GTGGACGTCGTgggacaaaataaaataagcagCGAGCGCAATTGTAACATCGAAAATACGCAAGTCTCGAAGATCGCGGTCAGCAAGAACGGATTGTGGATGGTCACCGTTGAAAGTCGCGACGATCCGGAGTTTTCGCACGAGTTGAGGATGAAATTCTGGAAATTTGATTTCCGCAAACAAAA TTTTAAATTGAACACGGCTGTGGAGAACCCTCACGAGAATTACATAAATTCCATTGCTTTCCCACCGACTGACAGCAAAGAATTAAAGTTTGTCAGCGTAGGAGGAGATAAAAAGTTCTACGTGTGGTTCTTGACCGAAACGGAAAATGTCGGTA ccaaaaCCGAAATTTGGAAAGGTCTCCGCGTTGGATATTATCACGACCTCCCGTGCAGAGCTGTTTCTTTCTCGACCGACGGCTCACTGGTGGCAGTGAGTTTTGACAGCATCGTGACCACGTGGGTTCCAGATTCCTGTCAACTGAAATGTTCCCTGGGGCAccccatttttaaaaaacaaatcacgCAAGTGGAGTTTGGGACGAGCAATCAGTGTCATCTGTTGGTGGCAGCGAGCGACGAAAGATTGAGCGTCTGGAACCTGCTGACGTTGACCATGATGTGGACTGTACCGGTGCATGTTTCACTCTTGATGGCAGACCCTGTCACAGCGAATATGGCAATAATAACAAAAGAAAACGCAA ttttcgtGTTCGCTCCAAATTCACCTGAACCCGTTTTTTCAAGCATGACACTCTTAAAACACACACATCACAGAACGATCTGCGGTGCGGCTTTTGTGCCAACTAAATACAGCAACGATATCCGATTGAGGTGGTTTCAGAGGTcaccaatttattttattgacgACAAGAAG GTATTGTACTGTTTAGGTGCTGAAGACGAGAGTGTTGTTGCTACTCCTAGTAAAATTGATGAAGTTACTGGTTCACTGTTCAGTATGACAATTCCACAGGCGCAGTCAGATAAAAGTAAAGGGAAAGAGCCTGTTCAACATCTCTACGAGAAGGACGTGGGacggaaaattttgaaaaag TATTTGGAGGCCCCGATCCAGACGATGATCCCCATAAGGCTGATGTGCGGTTCGCTATTGAGGTCGATGGTGCTCCAGAGAGATTAG
- the Cc2d2a gene encoding coiled-coil and C2 domain-containing protein 2A isoform X2: MREFNSPMRSIPDRKNTKRNKVSSPLDQSPSTHQPRKGDVFELFTVKAPSKPRTRSDSQDTSELSDDVFVKAKPVSVSSPSNTKSYRDRINDRFRSVKEKAGKSTRKAGVFKEAAEKILLEKVKRESSDIDAELESMRNRLKLGKTPENREQYEFFCSEKCQEAMEEANNENLESTDDLSDDKVDVVFALPAQMRATLKSSEEALLFKPKAEAVDTADKIDTEEPRFLEEEGFYVPPNPKVPTQHIQILEQRLSRDDKKWFNCDGKLNIVENPCQKNSYRPHLKHLPVSEIATYRPATVDDSECEEIVVVKENLLQLQISSVKFTHHPLFSLEHVLVEKLKKLFQEYEGSVARKEFLRLTGRLEGLRQVLRRLDEVSSQSGDHSDKEETKADAYRRDIKTLQEQVFEEGKKERDRIKAILQTWKAIKKTRETNGHSNTSVRLVIKKEKTDYEAEKESFEQAFEDTYEEYLSYNREKPRRKRQDEDDIREELLERFKESFRAPGEPILQFALTDDHEVTRNVENSKESNRRNVVSSTRITLKIVCNKMEVCKTKSTSLRDDFICHFDETVSIQPINVPKSITIEIIEQPKSLIRRTIGELTIKIPPRNVSKDDWKGAKFEKAEIVHYKHEGVGSGIKAEEVVRGLGVESCDDEELNTRGVLKYSLAWDAPVLGEEGSPEYGRRIVEGIIDKNGVVDAEKLSEWMQQHKPDPQDPRNAILYEYSAYVTNSLDCGEDATFASAKKNYFRLNQHLERWKFCDQKIIEDNLRLKVLQLRNKNEPEFDRMTVPNRIKEIPRDILADYERRVASERENLTVEEEDDDEDEIEKKRSRGRKLLKQIHIRVFQKCKNSQNNLTFEDVVDEKFLPQLEKLIKSTVTGFVSWFRWRPLKPLPQLRTSQDSKLEDYELRNQARVVVTVISGLNIPVRLSNKSEEVAAFVEAEYNGFTARTATSQGPHPTWNEMLTLPLEPTHLDYLNPNSLNGTITLNIFDEGDTVLSKFSGMKSRDWLGCVQIPLSAVCFNGIQGMFKVKIPQLLLGYKGKNLETNKSARSGSQSSQQTYLNLHVIMEPNVPKLNPSVEELPCAEVPYIKEHALRWNEDYNLNFPNRKFSVFAIDVNATTSCIVRYVKPLEPPQINVEGFDVTPEQCARFVSLIPFTDCNQFYKNIWLPVDRFLHFMIGSVVDHAVALTCYLLALKLEAWLLLGFGLPHGSSAFVLVKEYDNNQVANYYVYDVVLGEKINLTDAFCPLQKVYCVVNEHNVWANVQRNDDVATIRLDLTRRSDWLPLFNNQISAPTNSIHGKLTYLPQSATDELEIIIDRKIRKKIAKLRQLDRTVWNHNVSNVFKSILGSFEKTEMYGKSNSEAMEKIADCTAAFKMRGLIFNSPFTDVSSMVKTVKSFSLHLEEEDNTQFASAVYLRSYPNHVLTTWVFAAAIKIKNASS, from the exons ATGCGGGAGTTCAATTCGCCAATGCGTTCGATTCCGgatagaaaaaatacaaaacggAACAAGGTGAGTTCACCCCTTGACCAGTCACCGAGTACGCATCAACCCCGGAAAGGGGACGTGTTCGAGTTGTTCACCGTAAAAGCACCCTCCAAACCGCGGACGCGGTCGGACAGTCAAGACACTTCCGAACTGTCCGACGATGTTTTCGTTAAGGCAAAACCGGTCTCGGTTTCGTCTCCCAGCAATACGAAATCGTACAGAGACAGGATCAACGACAGGTTTAGGAGCGTGAAGGAGAAAGCGGGAAAATCAACAAGGAAAGCTGGCGTGTTCAAAGAGGCCGCCGAGAAAATCCTTTTGGAGAAAGTGAAGAGGGAGAGCAGCGACATCGACGCCGAGCTGGAGTCGATGAGGAATCGACTTAAACTGGGAAAAACTCCGGAAAATCGGGAACAGTACGAGTTTTTCTGCAGCGAGAAGTGTCAAGAGGCGATGGAGGAGGCGAAcaacgaaaatttagaatcgaCCGATGATCTCAGCGACGACAAGGTGGACGTGGTGTTCGCGTTGCCCGCGCAGATGAGGGCAACGTTAAAAAGCTCAGAGGAAGCTCTACTTTTCAAACCGAAAGC GGAAGCCGTCGACACAGCCGATAAAATCGACACCGAGGAGCCCCGATTTCTAGAAGAGGAGGGCTTCTATGTACCTCCGAATCCTAAAGTACCAACCCAACACATCCAGATTCTTGAACAGCGCCTGTCACGTGATGACAA AAAATGGTTCAACTGTGACGGAAAACTGAATATTGTGGAGAATCCTTGCCAGAAAAATTCGTACAGGCCACATTTGAAGCACCTTCCCGTTAGCGAGATCGCCACATATCGACCGGCGACAGTCGACGACAGCGAATGCGAAGAAATCGTGGTCGTTAAAGAGAATCTTCTTCAATTGCAGATTTCTTCTGTAAAATTCACTCATCATCCTCTGTTCAGCTTGGAACATGTCCTGGTagagaaattgaaaaaactgtTTCAGGAATATGAAGGGAGCGTCGCAAGAAAGGAATTCTTGAGACTAACTGGACGTCTTGAGGGTCTGAGGCAAGTTCTGAGACGACTGGACGAGGTTTCGAGTCAATCGGGAGACCACTCCGACAAAGAAGAAACCAAAGCGGATGCCTACAGGAGAGACATAAAAACGCTACAAGAGCAAGTTTTCGAAGagggaaaaaaagaaagagaccGGATAAAAGCGATCCTGCAGACGTGGAAAGcaataaagaaaactagagaGACAAACGGACACTCGAACACGTCGGTGAGACTCGTCATAAAGAAGGAAAAAACGGACTACGAGGCAGAGAAAGAGTCTTTCGAGCAGGCATTCGAGGACACTTACGAGGAATATTTGTCGTACAATCGCGAGAAACCGCGACGAAAAAGACAAGACGAAGATGACATCAGGGAAGAGCTTTTGGAGCGGTTCAAAGAGAGCTTCAGAGCTCCCGGAGAGCCGATCCTGCAGTTCGCCCTCACGGACGACCACGAAGTGACGAGGAACGTCGAAAATTCAAAAGAGAGCAACAGGAGGAACGTAGTCTCTTCGACGCGGATCACTCTGAAGATAGTCTGCAACAAAATGGAGGTGTGCAAGACGAAATCGACGAGTCTTCGAGACGACTTCATCTGTCACTTTGACGAAACCGTGTCCATTCAGCCGATCAACGTTCCCAAATCAATCACAATCGAGATCATCGAACAGCCAAAATCTCTGATCAGGCGGACGATCGGCGAACTGACGATCAAAATCCCGCCGAGAAACGTCTCCAAAGACGACTGGAAAGGCGCCAAGTTTGAGAAGGCCGAAATCGTGCACTACAAGCACGAAGGAGTTGGAAGCGGGATCAAAGCGGAGGAGGTCGTTCGAGGTCTGGGGGTCGAAAGCTGCGACGACGAAGAGTTGAACACTCGCGGAGTCTTGAAGTACTCTCTGGCGTGGGACGCGCCCGTTTTGGGCGAGGAGGGCAGTCCGGAGTACGGCCGGAGGATTGTCGAGGGAATAATCGACAAAAATGGGGTCGTCGACGCGGAGAAGCTGTCCGAGTGGATGCAACAGCACAAACCCGACCCCCAAGACCCCAGAAATGCCATCCTGTACGAATATTCT GCCTACGTTACAAATTCTCTGGATTGCGGCGAGGACGCGACGTTTGCAAGCGCCAAGAAAAATTACTTCAGACTGAATCAACACTTGGAACGGTGGAAATTCTGCGACCAGAAGATCATCGAAGACAACCTCCGGCTGAAAGTGTTGCAGTTGCGCAACAAAAACGAACCGGAGTTTGACCGGATGACCGTTCCCAACAGGATCAAAGAAATTCCGAGAGATATTTTGGCCGATTACGAGCGGAGGGTGGCGTCGGAGAGAGAAAACTTGACCGTCGAGGAGGAAGACGACGACGAGGACGAAATCGAGAAAAAGAGGAGTCGTGGCAGAAAACTCCTCAAACAGATTCACATCCGAGTCTTCCAGAAATGCAAAAACTCCCAAAACAATCTCACGTTCGAGGATGTGGTCGACGAGAAGTTTCTACCCCAGCTCGA GAAACTAATCAAAAGCACGGTGACCGGTTTCGTGAGCTGGTTCCGGTGGCGCCCTCTCAAACCTCTGCCTCAACTAAGAACGTCACAAGATTCCAAACTGGAAGACTACGAGTTAAGAAACCAAGCGAGAGTCGTCGTGACTGTCATCTCGGGCCTCAACATTCCCGTGAGACTGTCCAATAAAAGCGAAGAAGTTGCAGCTTTCGTCGAGGCCGAGTACAACGGTTTCACAGCGAGGACAGCGACGAGTCAAGGGCCTCACCCCACCTGGAACGAGATGCTCACCCTGCCCTTGGAACCCACACATTTGGATTACTTGAACCCCAACTCTTTAAACGGCACCATCACTCTCAATATTTTCGACGAGGGTGACACAGTTTTGAGCAAATTTTCAGGAATGAAGAGTCGCGATTGGCTCGGATGTGTGCAGATACCACTGTCGGCTGTTTGTTTCAACGGA ATTCAGGGCATGTTCAAGGTGAAAATTCCTCAGTTGTTGTTGGGGTACAAAGGAAAAAATCTCGAGACGAATAAATCGGCGAGAAGTGGATCCCAATCGAGTCAACAAACCTATCTGAATCTTCACGTAATCATGGAGCCCAACGTTCCCAAACTGAATCCAAGTGTT GAAGAACTGCCCTGTGCTGAGGTCCCTTACATCAAGGAGCACGCCTTGAGGTGGAACGAGGactacaatttgaattttccCAACAGAAAATTCTCAGTGTTTGCTATCGACGTAAACGCAACCACTTCTTGCATCGTGCGCTACGTCAAACCCCTAGAGCCGCCTCAAATTAACGTGGAGGGATTCGACGTGACCCCGGAGCAGTGCGCCAGATTCGTGTCCCTAATTCCCTTCACCGATTGTAaccaattttacaaaaacatcTGGCTCCCAGTTGAC AGGTTTCTACACTTCATGATCGGTTCAGTTGTTGACCACGCTGTAGCTCTCACATGCTACTTGCTCGCGTTAAAACTAGAAGCTTGGCTGTTGTTGGGTTTTGGGCTACCTCACGGTTCGTCGGCTTTCGTACTCGTCAAAGAATACGACAACAATCAGGTTGCAAACTATTACGTTTACGACGTCGTTCTAggtgaaaaaattaatctcACCGACGCTTTTTGTCCCTTGCAAAAAGTTTACTGCGTTGTCAATGAACACAAC GTGTGGGCAAATGTTCAACGGAACGATGATGTCGCCACGATTAGACTCGACTTGACAAGAAGGTCGGATTGGTTGCCGCTTTTTAACAACCAAATTTCGGCCCCCACGAATTCGATTCATGGCAAACTGACATATTTACCTCAATCAGCAACTGACGAGCTTGAGATTATTATTGATaggaaaattagaaaaaaaatcgcgaAACTGAGACAACTAGATCGAACCGTGTGGAATCATAACGTTTCTAATGTTTTTAAGAGTATTTTAGGTTCATTTGAGAAGACAGAAATGTACGGCAAGAGCAATTCAGAGGCTATGGAGAAAATTGCGGATTGCACGGCGGCATTTAAG ATGAGGGGTCTCATTTTCAACTCACCTTTCACTGATGTTTCTTCAATGGTCAAGACAGTTAAGTCATTTAGTTTACATTTAGAAGAGGAAGACAATACCCAGTTCGCATCCGCGGTGTATCTAAGGTCGTATCCTAATCACGTCCTGACAACATGGGTATTCGCTgctgcaataaaaataaaaaacgcgTCTTCATAA
- the Cc2d2a gene encoding coiled-coil and C2 domain-containing protein 2A isoform X1 has protein sequence MTTSNEMREFNSPMRSIPDRKNTKRNKVSSPLDQSPSTHQPRKGDVFELFTVKAPSKPRTRSDSQDTSELSDDVFVKAKPVSVSSPSNTKSYRDRINDRFRSVKEKAGKSTRKAGVFKEAAEKILLEKVKRESSDIDAELESMRNRLKLGKTPENREQYEFFCSEKCQEAMEEANNENLESTDDLSDDKVDVVFALPAQMRATLKSSEEALLFKPKAEAVDTADKIDTEEPRFLEEEGFYVPPNPKVPTQHIQILEQRLSRDDKKWFNCDGKLNIVENPCQKNSYRPHLKHLPVSEIATYRPATVDDSECEEIVVVKENLLQLQISSVKFTHHPLFSLEHVLVEKLKKLFQEYEGSVARKEFLRLTGRLEGLRQVLRRLDEVSSQSGDHSDKEETKADAYRRDIKTLQEQVFEEGKKERDRIKAILQTWKAIKKTRETNGHSNTSVRLVIKKEKTDYEAEKESFEQAFEDTYEEYLSYNREKPRRKRQDEDDIREELLERFKESFRAPGEPILQFALTDDHEVTRNVENSKESNRRNVVSSTRITLKIVCNKMEVCKTKSTSLRDDFICHFDETVSIQPINVPKSITIEIIEQPKSLIRRTIGELTIKIPPRNVSKDDWKGAKFEKAEIVHYKHEGVGSGIKAEEVVRGLGVESCDDEELNTRGVLKYSLAWDAPVLGEEGSPEYGRRIVEGIIDKNGVVDAEKLSEWMQQHKPDPQDPRNAILYEYSAYVTNSLDCGEDATFASAKKNYFRLNQHLERWKFCDQKIIEDNLRLKVLQLRNKNEPEFDRMTVPNRIKEIPRDILADYERRVASERENLTVEEEDDDEDEIEKKRSRGRKLLKQIHIRVFQKCKNSQNNLTFEDVVDEKFLPQLEKLIKSTVTGFVSWFRWRPLKPLPQLRTSQDSKLEDYELRNQARVVVTVISGLNIPVRLSNKSEEVAAFVEAEYNGFTARTATSQGPHPTWNEMLTLPLEPTHLDYLNPNSLNGTITLNIFDEGDTVLSKFSGMKSRDWLGCVQIPLSAVCFNGIQGMFKVKIPQLLLGYKGKNLETNKSARSGSQSSQQTYLNLHVIMEPNVPKLNPSVEELPCAEVPYIKEHALRWNEDYNLNFPNRKFSVFAIDVNATTSCIVRYVKPLEPPQINVEGFDVTPEQCARFVSLIPFTDCNQFYKNIWLPVDRFLHFMIGSVVDHAVALTCYLLALKLEAWLLLGFGLPHGSSAFVLVKEYDNNQVANYYVYDVVLGEKINLTDAFCPLQKVYCVVNEHNVWANVQRNDDVATIRLDLTRRSDWLPLFNNQISAPTNSIHGKLTYLPQSATDELEIIIDRKIRKKIAKLRQLDRTVWNHNVSNVFKSILGSFEKTEMYGKSNSEAMEKIADCTAAFKMRGLIFNSPFTDVSSMVKTVKSFSLHLEEEDNTQFASAVYLRSYPNHVLTTWVFAAAIKIKNASS, from the exons ATGACAACTTCTAAT GAAATGCGGGAGTTCAATTCGCCAATGCGTTCGATTCCGgatagaaaaaatacaaaacggAACAAGGTGAGTTCACCCCTTGACCAGTCACCGAGTACGCATCAACCCCGGAAAGGGGACGTGTTCGAGTTGTTCACCGTAAAAGCACCCTCCAAACCGCGGACGCGGTCGGACAGTCAAGACACTTCCGAACTGTCCGACGATGTTTTCGTTAAGGCAAAACCGGTCTCGGTTTCGTCTCCCAGCAATACGAAATCGTACAGAGACAGGATCAACGACAGGTTTAGGAGCGTGAAGGAGAAAGCGGGAAAATCAACAAGGAAAGCTGGCGTGTTCAAAGAGGCCGCCGAGAAAATCCTTTTGGAGAAAGTGAAGAGGGAGAGCAGCGACATCGACGCCGAGCTGGAGTCGATGAGGAATCGACTTAAACTGGGAAAAACTCCGGAAAATCGGGAACAGTACGAGTTTTTCTGCAGCGAGAAGTGTCAAGAGGCGATGGAGGAGGCGAAcaacgaaaatttagaatcgaCCGATGATCTCAGCGACGACAAGGTGGACGTGGTGTTCGCGTTGCCCGCGCAGATGAGGGCAACGTTAAAAAGCTCAGAGGAAGCTCTACTTTTCAAACCGAAAGC GGAAGCCGTCGACACAGCCGATAAAATCGACACCGAGGAGCCCCGATTTCTAGAAGAGGAGGGCTTCTATGTACCTCCGAATCCTAAAGTACCAACCCAACACATCCAGATTCTTGAACAGCGCCTGTCACGTGATGACAA AAAATGGTTCAACTGTGACGGAAAACTGAATATTGTGGAGAATCCTTGCCAGAAAAATTCGTACAGGCCACATTTGAAGCACCTTCCCGTTAGCGAGATCGCCACATATCGACCGGCGACAGTCGACGACAGCGAATGCGAAGAAATCGTGGTCGTTAAAGAGAATCTTCTTCAATTGCAGATTTCTTCTGTAAAATTCACTCATCATCCTCTGTTCAGCTTGGAACATGTCCTGGTagagaaattgaaaaaactgtTTCAGGAATATGAAGGGAGCGTCGCAAGAAAGGAATTCTTGAGACTAACTGGACGTCTTGAGGGTCTGAGGCAAGTTCTGAGACGACTGGACGAGGTTTCGAGTCAATCGGGAGACCACTCCGACAAAGAAGAAACCAAAGCGGATGCCTACAGGAGAGACATAAAAACGCTACAAGAGCAAGTTTTCGAAGagggaaaaaaagaaagagaccGGATAAAAGCGATCCTGCAGACGTGGAAAGcaataaagaaaactagagaGACAAACGGACACTCGAACACGTCGGTGAGACTCGTCATAAAGAAGGAAAAAACGGACTACGAGGCAGAGAAAGAGTCTTTCGAGCAGGCATTCGAGGACACTTACGAGGAATATTTGTCGTACAATCGCGAGAAACCGCGACGAAAAAGACAAGACGAAGATGACATCAGGGAAGAGCTTTTGGAGCGGTTCAAAGAGAGCTTCAGAGCTCCCGGAGAGCCGATCCTGCAGTTCGCCCTCACGGACGACCACGAAGTGACGAGGAACGTCGAAAATTCAAAAGAGAGCAACAGGAGGAACGTAGTCTCTTCGACGCGGATCACTCTGAAGATAGTCTGCAACAAAATGGAGGTGTGCAAGACGAAATCGACGAGTCTTCGAGACGACTTCATCTGTCACTTTGACGAAACCGTGTCCATTCAGCCGATCAACGTTCCCAAATCAATCACAATCGAGATCATCGAACAGCCAAAATCTCTGATCAGGCGGACGATCGGCGAACTGACGATCAAAATCCCGCCGAGAAACGTCTCCAAAGACGACTGGAAAGGCGCCAAGTTTGAGAAGGCCGAAATCGTGCACTACAAGCACGAAGGAGTTGGAAGCGGGATCAAAGCGGAGGAGGTCGTTCGAGGTCTGGGGGTCGAAAGCTGCGACGACGAAGAGTTGAACACTCGCGGAGTCTTGAAGTACTCTCTGGCGTGGGACGCGCCCGTTTTGGGCGAGGAGGGCAGTCCGGAGTACGGCCGGAGGATTGTCGAGGGAATAATCGACAAAAATGGGGTCGTCGACGCGGAGAAGCTGTCCGAGTGGATGCAACAGCACAAACCCGACCCCCAAGACCCCAGAAATGCCATCCTGTACGAATATTCT GCCTACGTTACAAATTCTCTGGATTGCGGCGAGGACGCGACGTTTGCAAGCGCCAAGAAAAATTACTTCAGACTGAATCAACACTTGGAACGGTGGAAATTCTGCGACCAGAAGATCATCGAAGACAACCTCCGGCTGAAAGTGTTGCAGTTGCGCAACAAAAACGAACCGGAGTTTGACCGGATGACCGTTCCCAACAGGATCAAAGAAATTCCGAGAGATATTTTGGCCGATTACGAGCGGAGGGTGGCGTCGGAGAGAGAAAACTTGACCGTCGAGGAGGAAGACGACGACGAGGACGAAATCGAGAAAAAGAGGAGTCGTGGCAGAAAACTCCTCAAACAGATTCACATCCGAGTCTTCCAGAAATGCAAAAACTCCCAAAACAATCTCACGTTCGAGGATGTGGTCGACGAGAAGTTTCTACCCCAGCTCGA GAAACTAATCAAAAGCACGGTGACCGGTTTCGTGAGCTGGTTCCGGTGGCGCCCTCTCAAACCTCTGCCTCAACTAAGAACGTCACAAGATTCCAAACTGGAAGACTACGAGTTAAGAAACCAAGCGAGAGTCGTCGTGACTGTCATCTCGGGCCTCAACATTCCCGTGAGACTGTCCAATAAAAGCGAAGAAGTTGCAGCTTTCGTCGAGGCCGAGTACAACGGTTTCACAGCGAGGACAGCGACGAGTCAAGGGCCTCACCCCACCTGGAACGAGATGCTCACCCTGCCCTTGGAACCCACACATTTGGATTACTTGAACCCCAACTCTTTAAACGGCACCATCACTCTCAATATTTTCGACGAGGGTGACACAGTTTTGAGCAAATTTTCAGGAATGAAGAGTCGCGATTGGCTCGGATGTGTGCAGATACCACTGTCGGCTGTTTGTTTCAACGGA ATTCAGGGCATGTTCAAGGTGAAAATTCCTCAGTTGTTGTTGGGGTACAAAGGAAAAAATCTCGAGACGAATAAATCGGCGAGAAGTGGATCCCAATCGAGTCAACAAACCTATCTGAATCTTCACGTAATCATGGAGCCCAACGTTCCCAAACTGAATCCAAGTGTT GAAGAACTGCCCTGTGCTGAGGTCCCTTACATCAAGGAGCACGCCTTGAGGTGGAACGAGGactacaatttgaattttccCAACAGAAAATTCTCAGTGTTTGCTATCGACGTAAACGCAACCACTTCTTGCATCGTGCGCTACGTCAAACCCCTAGAGCCGCCTCAAATTAACGTGGAGGGATTCGACGTGACCCCGGAGCAGTGCGCCAGATTCGTGTCCCTAATTCCCTTCACCGATTGTAaccaattttacaaaaacatcTGGCTCCCAGTTGAC AGGTTTCTACACTTCATGATCGGTTCAGTTGTTGACCACGCTGTAGCTCTCACATGCTACTTGCTCGCGTTAAAACTAGAAGCTTGGCTGTTGTTGGGTTTTGGGCTACCTCACGGTTCGTCGGCTTTCGTACTCGTCAAAGAATACGACAACAATCAGGTTGCAAACTATTACGTTTACGACGTCGTTCTAggtgaaaaaattaatctcACCGACGCTTTTTGTCCCTTGCAAAAAGTTTACTGCGTTGTCAATGAACACAAC GTGTGGGCAAATGTTCAACGGAACGATGATGTCGCCACGATTAGACTCGACTTGACAAGAAGGTCGGATTGGTTGCCGCTTTTTAACAACCAAATTTCGGCCCCCACGAATTCGATTCATGGCAAACTGACATATTTACCTCAATCAGCAACTGACGAGCTTGAGATTATTATTGATaggaaaattagaaaaaaaatcgcgaAACTGAGACAACTAGATCGAACCGTGTGGAATCATAACGTTTCTAATGTTTTTAAGAGTATTTTAGGTTCATTTGAGAAGACAGAAATGTACGGCAAGAGCAATTCAGAGGCTATGGAGAAAATTGCGGATTGCACGGCGGCATTTAAG ATGAGGGGTCTCATTTTCAACTCACCTTTCACTGATGTTTCTTCAATGGTCAAGACAGTTAAGTCATTTAGTTTACATTTAGAAGAGGAAGACAATACCCAGTTCGCATCCGCGGTGTATCTAAGGTCGTATCCTAATCACGTCCTGACAACATGGGTATTCGCTgctgcaataaaaataaaaaacgcgTCTTCATAA